The Plasmodium yoelii strain 17X genome assembly, chromosome: 8 genome includes a region encoding these proteins:
- a CDS encoding PIR protein — MDDDICGNFVVLRTYLPDELGESAKIDFKSSSSLKKYCPNGNCNTNLDKIMAGFLWLFEENCSKFQKTPSDENKMITIFLYIISWLSYKLNQNSEYNFTTINDFYTKHVNDNQQYTSIINDVSKCTNFKKIIDKQKDFLNINIEDMSNFYDAFKLLCNIHDNVTRNVYDNTLSGNAIHFFNKYSEINDYYNIENTLYSKILSFLSTDYNNLKTKCDKNLDQSKKFPILPTERATKTFLRQSSIQISVVPMTFIFCALLIYLGIVYKRSSFDFRKRIQKLNLRIKKITKKINH; from the exons ATGGATGATGATATA TGTGGAAACTTTGTTGTTTTGAGGACGTATTTACCCGATGAATTAGGCGAAAGCGCAAAAATTGATTTTAAAAGTAGTAGTAGTCTCAAAAAATACTGCCCTAATGGAAACTGCAATACTAATCTCGATAAAATTATGGCTGGATTTTTATGGTTATTTGAGGAAAATTGTTCTAAATTCCAAAAGACACCTTCTGATGAAAATAAGATGATTacaatttttctatatattatttcatgGTTATcttataaattaaatcaaaaCTCAGAGTACAATTTCACCACAATAAacgatttttatactaaACATGTAAATGATAATCAACAGTATACTAGTATTATAAATGATGTCAGTAAATGTACAAATTTTAAGAAAATCATAGATAAACAAAAggattttttgaatattaatattgaagatatgtctaatttttatgatgcattcaaattattatgtaatataCATGATAATGTTACAAGGAATGTATATGACAACACACTATCAGGCAATgctattcattttttcaataaataTTCAGAGATTAACGATTATTATAACATTGAAAATACCCtatatagtaaaatattgtcttttttatcaactgattataataatttaaaaactaAGTGTGATAAAAATTTGGATCAATCTAAAAAATTTCCAATTCTTCCAACAGAAAGAGCAACAAAAACATTTTTACGACAGTCATCTATACAAATTTCAGTAGTCCCAatgacatttattttttgtgcaTTACTTATATATTTAGGAATTGtgtataag cgTTCATCATTTGACTTTCGGAAAAGGATTCAAAAACTCAATTTaagaatcaaaaaaataacgaagaaaataaatcattaa
- a CDS encoding fam-a protein translates to MNKFYIQIVLFLLIISIYVNNETLAAESAPRKDTIPKPLHCSTPEEIYEKNKHLLCTKPEETIQAGEFMNEAVAHLDYHAKDLCKYKLCGRNHNFRMFLYKKKHQYHINIKKIEYKVYDSDKYNEIINELWDPDHPNFLNTGSVKITRVYTPNLVMIQNRYTSCCFGRQKYFYALATKVEISKDTTVIAISSANINDHNPSNENYQNKIIKEANLFKTDIDSEDDIRKGKLKKTFVNIAGYLIKKCSKYVDITYIESIDGHPSLYKKCIFKKI, encoded by the exons atgaataaattttatattcaaattgttttatttcttttaatcaTTTCCATATATGTGAATAATGAAACCCTTGCAGCTGAGTCAGCTCCAAGAAAAGATACAATACCAAAACCATTACATTGTTCTAC CCCagaagaaatatatgaaaaaaacaagcACTTATTATGTACCAAACCAGAAGAAACTATACAAGCAGGCGAATTTATGAATGAGGCTGTGGCACATTTAGACTATCATGCTAAAGATCTGTGTAAGTATAAATTATGTGGACGAAATCATAATTTTCGtatgtttttatataaaaaaaaacatcaataccatataaatattaaaaaaatagaatataAAGTTTATGATTCGGATAAG TacaatgaaataataaacgAGTTATGGGATCCTGATCAtcctaattttttaaatactgGCTCTGTTAAAA tTACCCGTGTGTACACTCCAAATTTAGTAATGATACAAAATCGTTACACAAGTTGTTGTTTTGGCCGtcagaaatatttttatgctttaGCTACAAAGGTTGAA ATATCAAAAGATACAACTGTAATTGCCATATCTTcagcaaatataaatgatcacAACCCTTCCAATGAAAATTATCAAAACAAAATCATAAAAGAAGCAAATTTATTCAAAACTGACATTGATTCTGAAGATGATATTAGAAAAggaaaactaaaaaaaacgTTTGTTAACATAGCTGGATACctcattaaaaaatgcagCAAATATGTTGATATCACCTATATCGAATCT ATCGATGGACATCCTTCcctttataaaaaatgcatttttaaaaaaatttaa
- a CDS encoding PIR protein, whose protein sequence is MLTSKVCGEFATLWKFFPDELNGSGEYYISGKTIKNYCPNNDCNTDINKIHAGCLWLLNQFYGDYDKFANNANDKIDIVIYIMTWLGYKLNQKLNTEFPNINKFYNKHMKNANEYQNHIDGVTKYKNYIELINKHNYVMDISNENIYKFYEAFKTLCNMINNADKTDGGKTCLEHANKFVVEYQKLLNDNDNKDSSYNKILSTLSNDYNSFKTYNIYPTIRTSLPELITEKKMEIPSSPNGPQDVSPSETTESGSENEISGSETEILGSETETLGPEIEVSDSDSTSTSLSMLNKLILIPFIFVATLILLGITYKYSLFGFRKRAQKQHLRENLKK, encoded by the exons ATGTTAACTAGTAAAGTG TGTGGAGAGTTTGCTACTTTGTGGAAGTTTTTCCCCGATGAATTAAATGGATCTGGAGAATATTATATTAGTGGTAAAACAATCAAAAATTATTGCCCTAATAATGATTGTAACACTGATATCAATAAGATCcatgctggatgtttatggTTATTGAATCAATTTTATGGGGATTATGATAAATTTGCGAATAATGCAAATGACAAGATTGATATTGTTATATACATTATGACATGGTTAGgatataaattaaatcaaaaGTTAAATACAGAATTtccaaatataaataaattttacaaTAAACATATGAAAAATGCCAATGAGTATCAAAATCATATAGATGGTGTTACGAagtataaaaactatattgaGCTTATAAATAAGCACAATTATGTGATGGATATTtctaatgaaaatatatataaattttatgaagcaTTTAAAACCTTATGCAATATGATTAATAATGCTGATAAAACAGACGGTGGCAAAACATGTTTAGAACATGCTAATAAATTTGTTGTTGAATATCAAAAACTCcttaatgataatgataataaagatagttcatataataaaatattgtctacattatcaaatgattataattcTTTTAAAACCTATAATATTTACCCTACTATACGAACATCACTTCCAGAACTTATaacggaaaaaaaaatggaaattcCTTCAAGTCCTAATGGACCACAAGATGTCTCGCCGAGTGAAACGACAGAATCAGGCTCtgaaaatgaaatatcaGGTTCTGAAACTGAAATATTAGGTTCTGAAACTGAAACATTAGGCCCTGAAATTGAAGTATCAGATTCTGATTCAACATCAACAAGTTTATCAatgttaaataaattaattttaattccatttatatttgttgcaacattaattttattaggaATTacatataag tattcgttatttggatttcggaaacgagctcaaaaacaacatttaagagaaaatctaaaaaaataa